Part of the Natronobacterium gregoryi SP2 genome, GCTGGTCGTCCTGGCGCTCAACCTCCACTGGGGGTACACCGGGCTGTTCAACATCGGCGTCGCCGGGTTCATGGCTGTCGGTGCGTACACGATGGCGCTGGTGACGGCCGCACCGGACGCCACGTTCCCCGGCCTTGGGTTGCCACTCTGGGTCGGCGTCGGAGCTGGACTGATCGCGTCCGGACTCGTCGGATTCCTGGTCGCACTGCCGGCGTTGCGCCTCCGGGCAGACTACTTTGCGATCGTCACGCTGGCCGCCGCAGAGGTGATCCGGCTGGTGTTCAACTCGAGTGCACTCCACGAGTTTTCGGTGCTTGGCGTCGAACTCGGGACGGGCAGCGGACAGGGGATGTCGTTCCCAAACCTGCGGAACACGGTCTCGCGGACGTTGCTGTACGTCGACGGTGATCCGGCTGCAGGGCCGACTCTTTTCGGTCGACCGTTCGTGACGATCGGGGACGGCCTCGAGTTGAGCACATCCGTCGTCGAAGGGTGGGTCTACACCGTCGTCCTCGTCGCACTCGTCGCGTTCGTGTTCGTCGTCATCACTCGGATCGGGAACTCCCCGTTCGGCAGGATGCTGAAAGCGATCAGGGAAGACGAACTCGCGGCGCGATCACTGGGAAAGAACACCGATCGCGTGAAAATCAAGGTGTTCGTCCTCGGCTGCGTGTTCATGGGGCTGGCTGGCATCGTTTGGCAGGGTCGCCGCGGGTACATCGATCCGAACCTCTTTCTGCCGATTATCACGTTCTACATCTTCATCGCGCTGATCATCGGTGGTTCCGGGTCCAACACCGGGAGCGTCGTCGGCGCACTCCTGTTTGCTGGCCTGCTGTTCGAGGGGCCGCCGTTCGTCCAGCGCATCGTCGACGCCACGTTCGACCTGCCACAACCCCCGACGGTGTACGACGGTGCGGTCGCACTCGCTGATCTCGACCCGGGGCCGCTGCTTGGGTACGCGGTGGCCGAACTCCCGAACCTCCGGTTCGTCTTCTTCGGTGCGGTGCTGATCGCGCTGATGATCTTTCGGCCGGACGGGATCCTCGGCCACCGGAACGAGCCAGCGTCGCCAATCGACCTGAGAAGGGAACGACCACCGCAAGACCGCGAGGCGACAGTCGCAGACGGAGGCAAAGAAGATGAGTGACGCCGAACTCGAGAAACGGGAACGAACGGAACAGACGATACTTCACGTGTCGGATCTCGAGAAGCAGTTTGGGGGCATCGTGGCAGTCGGCGGCGTCAGTTTCGAGATCGAACGAGAGACGATAACGGGGCTTATTGGTCCGAACGGGGCCGGCAAGTCGACGGCGTTCAACCTCATCACCGGTGTCTACAGGCCGGACGGCGGAACCGTCTACTTCCGGGACGAAGACGTGACCGATCTGCGGCCCAACCAACTGGCCGATCGGGGGCTGGTTCGAACGTTCCAGATCAGCCGCGAGCTCTCGGGCATGACTGTACTCGAGAACATGTTGCTGGCGTTCGACGAACAGCGCGGGGAATCGCTCTGGCGGTCGGTTCTTCCAGGTGCACGTCGATCTGTCGTCAGCCAGGAACGGGAGTTGCTCGAGCGCACGTGGGAGATACTAGAGCTGTTCGAACTCGACCACCTCGCCCACGAGGACGCGGCGACTCTCTCTGGTGGCCAGCGAAAGCTACTCGAACTCTCCCGGGCGCTGCTGACTGATCCGGAGCTCCTCTTACTCGACGAGCCGATGGCCGGCGTCAATCCGACGCTCGAGAAGAAACTCCTCGCTCGCCTCCACGAACTCAGGGAGCAGGGGTACACTTTTCTCATCGTCGAACACGACATGGAGGTCATCATGAACAACTGCGAGACGGTGATCGTCATGCACCAGGGCCAGGTGCTCTCGAAGGGGCCACCAAAAACGATACAGGAAGACGAACGCGTCATCGACGCCTACCTCGGGGGACAGCTCTGATGCTCGTCGTCGACGATCTGGACGCCGGTTAC contains:
- a CDS encoding branched-chain amino acid ABC transporter permease, giving the protein MTRDEAADAVEDDDALSRTTFAGGRRVEADGGSSAGGPDDQPTPIDVVLDGDVRPRWLNDVRIIVEATIVVYGLFILLGLAAGLNFNGIVSTLQQVTLLAASFALVVLALNLHWGYTGLFNIGVAGFMAVGAYTMALVTAAPDATFPGLGLPLWVGVGAGLIASGLVGFLVALPALRLRADYFAIVTLAAAEVIRLVFNSSALHEFSVLGVELGTGSGQGMSFPNLRNTVSRTLLYVDGDPAAGPTLFGRPFVTIGDGLELSTSVVEGWVYTVVLVALVAFVFVVITRIGNSPFGRMLKAIREDELAARSLGKNTDRVKIKVFVLGCVFMGLAGIVWQGRRGYIDPNLFLPIITFYIFIALIIGGSGSNTGSVVGALLFAGLLFEGPPFVQRIVDATFDLPQPPTVYDGAVALADLDPGPLLGYAVAELPNLRFVFFGAVLIALMIFRPDGILGHRNEPASPIDLRRERPPQDREATVADGGKEDE
- a CDS encoding ABC transporter ATP-binding protein, yielding MSDAELEKRERTEQTILHVSDLEKQFGGIVAVGGVSFEIERETITGLIGPNGAGKSTAFNLITGVYRPDGGTVYFRDEDVTDLRPNQLADRGLVRTFQISRELSGMTVLENMLLAFDEQRGESLWRSVLPGARRSVVSQERELLERTWEILELFELDHLAHEDAATLSGGQRKLLELSRALLTDPELLLLDEPMAGVNPTLEKKLLARLHELREQGYTFLIVEHDMEVIMNNCETVIVMHQGQVLSKGPPKTIQEDERVIDAYLGGQL